A window of the Ostrea edulis chromosome 1, xbOstEdul1.1, whole genome shotgun sequence genome harbors these coding sequences:
- the LOC130054654 gene encoding uncharacterized protein LOC130054654 — MMEALLIKVLLCTYPNGCSACSKITIDNASIIVTRVDWTQCVDTREYNMTVKNPANSVLYQNSTSCCKGNITIYFDVDGYLEGTTTSYDLKWITAEETTSSKTTPINPFGF; from the exons ATGATGGAAGCACTTTTGATTAAAGTCCTTTTATGCACATATCCTAACGGATGCAGTGCGTGTTCAAAAATCACCATTGACAACGCCTCTATTATAGTAACACGCGTGGACTGGACACAGTGTGTCGATACAAGAGAGTACAACATGACCGTAAAGAACCCCGCCAACAGTGTGCTCTATCAAAACAGTACATCGTGCTGTAAAGGAAACATCACAATCTACTTTGATGTCGATG GTTATTTAGAGGGAACAACTACATCATATGATTTGAAGTGGATTACTGCTGAAGAGACAACATCGTCGAAAACCACTCCCATCAATCCCTTTG gattttaa